A section of the Leptospira kobayashii genome encodes:
- a CDS encoding response regulator: MARILVVDDAKFMRTLVKDALVGAGHEIVGEAENGNIAVEQYKSLKPDLVTMDITMREKDGIEATKEIIKFDAAAKIIMVTALGQEDLLAKAIKMGVKDFVVKPFPPERLQQAAAKALGI, from the coding sequence ATGGCAAGAATACTAGTAGTAGACGATGCGAAATTTATGCGAACACTTGTTAAAGACGCATTGGTTGGCGCGGGACACGAGATCGTTGGTGAAGCTGAAAACGGCAATATTGCGGTTGAACAGTATAAAAGTTTGAAGCCTGATTTGGTAACGATGGATATCACTATGCGTGAAAAAGACGGAATCGAAGCTACTAAAGAGATCATTAAATTCGATGCTGCAGCAAAGATCATTATGGTAACCGCTCTAGGTCAGGAAGACCTTTTGGCGAAAGCGATCAAGATGGGTGTAAAAGATTTCGTAGTGAAACCTTTTCCTCCGGAAAGATTGCAACAGGCTGCCGCAAAAGCATTAGGTATTTAG